From one Ursus arctos isolate Adak ecotype North America unplaced genomic scaffold, UrsArc2.0 scaffold_26, whole genome shotgun sequence genomic stretch:
- the MGST1 gene encoding microsomal glutathione S-transferase 1 isoform X1: MVDLTELMENEVFMAFASYATIILSKMMLMSTATAFYRLTRKVRHLEAIFSCKGWHFGKQFSFSFFLKILFIYSTEIEIASERGNTSKGSGRGRSRLIAEEPDVGLDPRTPGSRPEPKADNRCATQAPLENSFLNLLFKENLWQSPAAHCLMSQMNYVVIWYKCI; the protein is encoded by the coding sequence ATGGTTGACCTCACTGAACTAATGGAAAATGAAGTATTCATGGCCTTTGCTTCCTATGCAACGATTATTCTTTCCAAAATGATGCTTATGAGCACTGCGACCGCATTCTATAGATTGACAAGAAAGGTAAGACATTTGGAGGCAATATTTTCCTGTAAGGGTtggcattttggaaaacagttttctttttctttttttttaaagattttatttatttattcgacagagatagagatagccagcgagagagggaacacaagcaaggggagtgggagaggaagaagcaggctcatagcggaggagcctgatgtggggctcgatcccagaacgccgggatcacgcccagagccgaaggcagacaaccgctgtgccacccaggcgcccctggaaaacagttttcttaatttactttttaaagaaaatttatggCAAAGCCCAGCGGCACATTGTTTAATGTCGCAAATGAATTATGTCGTCATTTGGTACAAATGCATCTGA
- the MGST1 gene encoding microsomal glutathione S-transferase 1 isoform X4, with translation MVDLTELMENEVFMAFASYATIILSKMMLMSTATAFYRLTRKVFVNPEDCANFGKGENAKKYLRTDDRVERVRR, from the exons ATGGTTGACCTCACTGAACTAATGGAAAATGAAGTATTCATGGCCTTTGCTTCCTATGCAACGATTATTCTTTCCAAAATGATGCTTATGAGCACTGCGACCGCATTCTATAGATTGACAAGAAAG GTTTTTGTCAACCCAGAAGACTGTGCCAACTTTGGCAAGGGAGAAAATGCCAAGAAGTATCTTCGGACAGATGACCGAGTGGAACGTGTTCGGAGGTAA